In Maridesulfovibrio zosterae DSM 11974, a genomic segment contains:
- a CDS encoding DUF6573 family protein, whose amino-acid sequence MHGLDDSLFNVIFSYTRKQAIEDGNLIDITEQAKETGFKVPVAVPPNLYERYITPPKGFEGEGQSTTGRLQDPFCYGDAMDLFDGSAKRLVFFFPYFIN is encoded by the coding sequence ATGCATGGACTTGACGATTCACTGTTCAACGTAATCTTTTCCTATACCAGAAAGCAGGCAATCGAAGACGGAAATTTAATCGATATAACCGAACAAGCGAAGGAAACCGGATTCAAGGTTCCAGTGGCTGTTCCGCCGAATCTTTACGAAAGATACATCACTCCACCGAAAGGATTTGAAGGCGAAGGGCAGAGCACTACTGGTCGGCTCCAAGACCCATTTTGTTATGGCGATGCAATGGACCTTTTTGATGGAAGTGCAAAAAGGCTAGTTTTCTTTTTCCCATACTTCATTAATTAA
- a CDS encoding DUF4236 domain-containing protein: protein MSMYLRKSIKVGPVRFNLSKSGVGISAGVKGFRVGIRPDGSNYVHAGRHGLYYRKELGKTNQRQNETNENYVEPQTVAQVPNENTTVFKSENAKDIISDSKDELIAKLNKSESIFRLDYGLAIAMIPICLYLANINKTFGIAAAVASIVIIPIISVFVRKNKTVNLEYSFEEGGEEKYKNIISAFNHLASCSGLWEVHESTSLTDDHEKKRHSGASNIKNRSKISAGEGKPKWLNTNIKTPAVALTKQQLYFMPDGLLFCDNSGYAFISYDKINIIYDYTNYIEEYAPSDTKIVDTTWRYPNKKGGPDKRFKDNYEMYVCEYGEIKIKSSYQINIYMLTSKRSAAQDFVTILNKII from the coding sequence ATGTCAATGTACCTGCGAAAATCAATAAAAGTCGGCCCAGTAAGATTCAACCTTTCCAAAAGTGGAGTAGGTATATCAGCTGGAGTTAAAGGCTTTAGAGTTGGAATCCGACCTGATGGGTCAAACTATGTGCATGCAGGACGTCATGGATTATACTACCGAAAAGAATTGGGAAAAACGAATCAAAGACAAAATGAAACCAATGAAAATTATGTAGAGCCCCAGACAGTAGCGCAAGTACCCAATGAAAATACTACCGTATTCAAATCTGAGAATGCAAAAGATATCATTTCAGACTCAAAAGATGAATTAATTGCCAAATTAAATAAATCTGAATCTATTTTCCGACTTGACTACGGGTTAGCAATAGCAATGATCCCTATATGCTTGTACTTAGCCAATATTAACAAGACATTTGGAATAGCAGCAGCAGTAGCTAGCATCGTCATTATTCCGATCATCTCAGTATTTGTAAGAAAAAATAAAACAGTAAACCTTGAGTACTCTTTCGAAGAAGGCGGAGAGGAGAAGTATAAAAATATTATCTCAGCATTTAACCACTTAGCTTCGTGTTCTGGACTCTGGGAAGTTCATGAATCAACATCTTTGACAGACGATCACGAGAAAAAAAGACACTCTGGGGCAAGCAATATTAAGAATAGATCAAAAATATCAGCAGGTGAAGGTAAGCCAAAATGGCTGAATACTAACATAAAAACACCTGCTGTTGCACTGACAAAGCAGCAGTTATATTTTATGCCTGACGGGTTATTATTCTGCGACAACAGCGGATATGCATTCATCTCATACGATAAAATAAATATTATTTACGACTATACTAATTATATTGAAGAATATGCACCTAGTGACACTAAAATAGTTGATACCACATGGAGATATCCAAACAAAAAAGGAGGGCCAGATAAAAGGTTCAAAGACAACTATGAAATGTACGTATGCGAATACGGAGAAATCAAGATCAAGTCATCATATCAGATTAATATTTACATGCTGACTTCGAAAAGAAGTGCTGCTCAAGACTTTGTAACTATATTGAATAAAATAATATAA
- a CDS encoding DUF5677 domain-containing protein, with amino-acid sequence MEQPQKLSNQTLFKMLKNDIDEMTEDLEQTRKSPHSPKTALVWSHLASILQNAKAALLCINCKQFICVPLILRTILESAINCTLIIRDCDDSTCMLDAYKEKRRYLQKMTGPLKSVFAKELLPESQDNLKIVNKKIEEIEKRVPKHYSSLNKYERFKSAEKEFEYYLFYTLLSSDIHTSSLSLEDRHSISLDDAVSLEWYSSTDEEYRGYLKMLTSFLDMTLPCFTDFFDAVKELESQLPHK; translated from the coding sequence ATGGAACAGCCACAAAAACTAAGTAATCAGACACTATTCAAGATGTTAAAAAATGACATTGATGAAATGACTGAAGACTTAGAACAAACAAGAAAATCGCCCCATTCCCCCAAGACCGCACTTGTATGGAGTCATTTAGCAAGTATATTACAAAACGCTAAAGCAGCTCTTCTTTGTATTAATTGTAAACAGTTCATATGTGTTCCATTAATTTTACGAACTATTCTTGAGTCTGCTATCAACTGTACACTTATAATTAGAGACTGTGATGACTCAACATGTATGCTTGATGCGTACAAAGAGAAACGCAGATATTTACAAAAAATGACAGGACCATTAAAAAGTGTTTTCGCAAAAGAGCTATTACCAGAGTCTCAAGATAACCTGAAAATCGTTAATAAAAAAATTGAAGAAATAGAAAAACGAGTGCCTAAACACTATAGCAGTCTTAACAAATACGAAAGGTTTAAATCAGCAGAAAAAGAATTTGAATATTATTTATTCTACACCCTTCTATCAAGTGATATTCACACAAGCTCACTATCCCTCGAAGATCGTCATAGTATTTCTCTAGATGACGCAGTTTCTTTAGAGTGGTACTCTTCAACAGATGAAGAGTACAGAGGGTACTTAAAAATGCTCACATCATTTCTAGATATGACTTTACCTTGTTTTACTGATTTTTTTGATGCAGTAAAAGAACTCGAATCTCAACTTCCACACAAATAG
- a CDS encoding LysR family transcriptional regulator, producing MELYQLVSFAVVAEEGNMTRAAARLNLTQPAISVQLKSLEEKLGFSLFQRTPKGMKLTEEGQKLKIKADIVLSGMKDFNTEAEKLRGGAYGEIILGVNTDPLLLRLEKLYTRLKEQHPDILLTVQESMSWDAVEKLNTGKIDLGFSYSIPHDNKIEVQLLGEIDLAIVGPEKWRSRLEGKTEKDLATFPWIWTSEHCPINMILTNFFESIGKEPLKAIVVDQEAAILKLVSDGVGLSVMPVSKIENVKQQYKIFPITKLNKKLKLYIICLKRRKMDNKISILLNLINEVWEKEN from the coding sequence ATGGAATTATACCAACTTGTTTCATTTGCCGTAGTGGCAGAAGAAGGAAATATGACTAGGGCTGCAGCTCGTTTAAATTTGACTCAGCCTGCGATTAGTGTCCAACTTAAATCTTTAGAGGAGAAATTGGGATTTTCTCTTTTTCAAAGAACGCCAAAAGGGATGAAGCTTACAGAGGAAGGTCAAAAACTTAAAATAAAGGCCGATATTGTACTGAGTGGAATGAAGGACTTCAATACCGAAGCTGAAAAATTGAGAGGAGGAGCCTATGGTGAGATAATCCTTGGAGTTAACACTGATCCATTACTTCTGCGCTTGGAAAAACTATATACAAGATTGAAAGAGCAACACCCTGATATTTTATTAACCGTGCAAGAGTCGATGAGCTGGGATGCTGTTGAAAAATTGAATACTGGAAAAATTGATTTAGGATTCTCCTACAGTATTCCCCATGATAACAAAATAGAGGTACAACTTCTTGGAGAAATAGATTTGGCCATTGTTGGGCCAGAGAAGTGGCGTAGCCGTTTAGAAGGCAAAACTGAAAAAGATCTTGCTACATTTCCGTGGATCTGGACAAGTGAGCACTGCCCCATAAATATGATTCTTACCAATTTTTTTGAAAGCATCGGAAAAGAACCTCTCAAAGCGATTGTTGTGGATCAGGAAGCAGCAATTCTGAAACTAGTTTCAGACGGAGTTGGCCTGTCTGTAATGCCGGTAAGCAAAATAGAAAACGTAAAACAACAGTATAAAATCTTTCCAATTACGAAGTTGAATAAAAAACTTAAACTTTATATTATCTGTCTTAAACGCCGCAAAATGGACAATAAGATTTCAATTCTTTTGAATTTAATTAATGAAGTATGGGAAAAAGAAAACTAG
- a CDS encoding LysE family translocator encodes MYTQIAAMCIFALSMSITPGPVNMVIVASGANHGLRKTLPFVSGATIGFIMLLIVLGLGLMQIVTAHPTLLKYLAIAGSLFIIYLGYKIGSARSDISIEEGSCPSFKQGLLMQWLNPKAWIACIAGLSMFMDDKSLDPLLIFSSLYFVICYLSLFMWALMGSKVGLLLNTPRRIRLFNVSLGSLLCACACYLLFDSLHAAI; translated from the coding sequence ATGTATACACAAATTGCAGCAATGTGCATTTTTGCACTTTCAATGTCTATTACTCCAGGTCCGGTAAATATGGTTATTGTCGCTTCGGGAGCAAATCACGGATTGAGAAAAACATTACCTTTCGTCTCAGGTGCGACTATCGGTTTTATTATGTTGTTAATTGTTCTTGGCCTTGGGCTTATGCAAATTGTAACCGCCCATCCTACACTTCTGAAATATCTTGCGATCGCAGGCTCTTTATTTATTATCTATTTAGGATACAAGATAGGATCAGCACGATCTGATATCTCAATAGAAGAGGGCAGTTGCCCAAGTTTTAAGCAAGGTTTACTTATGCAGTGGCTCAATCCGAAAGCATGGATCGCATGCATAGCCGGTTTATCAATGTTTATGGATGATAAGTCGCTTGATCCACTGTTAATTTTCTCAAGTCTTTATTTTGTGATATGTTATCTGTCTCTTTTTATGTGGGCATTAATGGGTAGCAAGGTTGGTTTATTGCTAAACACTCCTAGAAGAATACGGCTGTTCAATGTGTCTTTAGGAAGTCTTCTATGCGCATGCGCATGTTATCTTCTTTTTGATTCTCTTCATGCAGCAATTTAA
- the dmpI gene encoding 4-oxalocrotonate tautomerase DmpI, producing the protein MPVITYAGTELNDEAKQELIEKLTAIASEVTKTPEQFFTVLVQDYPETSIGIGGETVKEIKSRYMAKN; encoded by the coding sequence ATGCCAGTAATAACTTACGCAGGAACAGAATTGAATGATGAAGCAAAACAGGAATTAATAGAAAAGCTTACTGCAATCGCAAGTGAAGTCACCAAAACACCGGAACAATTTTTCACAGTTCTTGTTCAGGACTATCCAGAAACAAGCATTGGCATTGGAGGAGAAACAGTAAAGGAAATCAAATCACGCTATATGGCAAAAAACTAA
- a CDS encoding TetR/AcrR family transcriptional regulator, producing the protein MGTNTKTIEMSQQPLRMLILDAARQLFAQHGYAQVSMRKLATTIGYSPTTIYHHFKDKKELFLCLTEETYRDFLQAINSIITAANSPKDALKKILYTLVDMGLENPNAYRVGFMMESDLINDNNSHFQHNPLGKTMYNRINHCVKECMPKTADDEDILVTAHAVMAAAHGLTSLLITYPSFEWGPIDKLKKQAIDSAVDAII; encoded by the coding sequence ATGGGAACCAATACTAAAACAATAGAGATGTCTCAGCAACCATTGCGTATGCTGATACTTGACGCAGCCAGACAGCTTTTTGCTCAGCATGGCTATGCTCAGGTCTCTATGCGTAAGCTGGCCACCACTATAGGCTACTCTCCTACTACTATATATCATCACTTCAAGGACAAAAAAGAACTGTTCCTCTGCCTGACCGAGGAAACATACCGGGATTTTCTGCAAGCCATTAACAGTATCATCACAGCTGCAAATTCCCCCAAAGACGCCTTGAAGAAAATTCTATATACTCTTGTAGATATGGGCCTTGAAAATCCCAATGCCTACAGGGTAGGATTTATGATGGAGAGCGACTTGATAAACGATAACAACTCACACTTCCAGCATAATCCACTAGGCAAAACAATGTATAACCGCATTAATCACTGTGTTAAAGAGTGCATGCCCAAAACAGCTGACGATGAAGATATACTTGTTACAGCCCATGCGGTGATGGCGGCAGCGCACGGGCTGACCTCTCTGCTTATAACATACCCCTCATTTGAATGGGGCCCTATAGATAAATTGAAGAAGCAGGCAATCGACTCGGCTGTTGATGCCATAATATAA